In the genome of Panthera uncia isolate 11264 chromosome X, Puncia_PCG_1.0, whole genome shotgun sequence, the window tcaaaaaataaataaaattttgaaaaattctataaaaagtaaacattaaaaacaaaaaaaataaaaagtgcaaaTATTACTGAAATAAGTAACATAGAAAGTAAAACTCCCCCTAAATCTCACACCTAAAGATACTCATTCTTAACTGCTTGGTGTgtgtttttctggctttttttctaTGCTAAGgcacatatttttctcttattttaaacaGTAGGATAATATTCTGTCTATACTTATGTAACTCACATTTCATATAATATGGAGCCTTGGAAATCTCTCCATGATTGTATTGATCTACCTTGTTTGCTTTAATTGTCCATTATACAGAGGTAACAGTTGCTTAACTAGTCACTTATGGACTGACATACAAATATTCTTACTTTTTCTCAACTACAAACAATACCGCAATAAATATCCTGGTACTTGCATTATTGTATACATGTACATTTGTCTAGAATAAATTGATAGAAATGGAATTGATGGGTCAAAAGTATATACACAGCTATACACAATGAAAGTGTTCATAGATATTGGCAAATTGCCCATCAGAAAAAAAGACtgtcttggggagcctggctggctcagtcagcagagctatgtaactcttgatctccagatcatgagttccagccccaagttgaGAGTagagtttaccaaaaaaaaaaaaaaaaaaaaaaaaaaaaagactgaattattGTGCTGGTTGAACATctttgtgaatatgctaaaaaacATTGATCCTCCTCCAggagccttctttttctttttaaagatttttaaaaaaatgtttgtttatttttgagagagagagagcaagtatgagcaagggaggggcagagagagagggaggcagaggagctgaagcaggttctgtgctgacagcagagagcctgatgtggggctcgaactcatgaaccatgagatcatgacctcagccaaagtcagacacttagctgagccacccaggtgcccctaaagattttatttatttttatttttaaaaaatttttaatgtttattaattttttgagagacaaagacagagcgagagtgggggaggtgcagagagagagggagacccaggatccgaagcaggctccaggctctgagctggcagcacagagcccgatgcggggctcgagctcacaaaccgtgagatcatgacctgagccgaagctggacacttaactgactgagccacccaggcgccccaagatttaatttttttaaagtaatctctgtacccaatgtgtTGCTCGAACTTATAAataaccctaagatcaagagccacatgcttgggacgcctggcgggctcagtcagtggaacatgcaactcttgatctcagggttgtgagttggagccccacgttggatgtagagattaccaaaaaataaataaacttaaagaaatagaTCATACTAATTGGTGCTCCCACGACAGTGTATTAAAATGACTTGTTTCCTCACAAGCTTGTCAATGCTGGCTATTCTCAGTCTAAAGTGCTATCATTTCAAAAGGTAAAAATGGTTATCTCCTTGTTGTAACTTGTGTTTCAAAAATAGCGAGGGGccatctttttatatttctgatgCAGTTATGTTGCATGTTTGTGTCCTTTGGCAACTGGCTTTGTATGAGTATATTGCAGAGAGGAGGGGCCCTGTAGATAATATGGGATTATGATACATTCTCCTTTAAAGGACAAATGAGCCTTGGAGATTTATGCTCATCATAAAACCTGTTCTTAAACGTTGTATTTGACGTCATTTTGGGGGGTTGAACAGAAAAGCAGTTAACCAACCATAATCGAGATTTGGGTTTCATAGTGATTATCGCCTTGTGGGATGACCTCTAGATTTATTAGCCACATGAAAGATGATAAGATAATATAATCACATAAGCCAGggatagaaataaacatttgctcATCCACCATGGACAGTTCAGAAATAGCTCACTGGCAGGTGGATGGTATGGGTTCCGGCACATggcgggaggcggggggtggggggtggggtgtgtgtgcccgtgtgtgcgcatgcgtgcgTGTGGGCAGGCACGTACTTGTTTGCCTTTGAAAGACATCAGTGGAGGAATGGAGGGCGAGAGAATATTGTAGGGCTGGAGAATACCTAGAAGCTTTCATCTGGGGACACCTTCCAGAAGCAGGGAAGCGGTCACTTCCTGCCAGCCTTTGTAGTGTGCTGTTCTGGCAGGACACTGTCAGTTGTAGAGTGGCGGTCCCAGTGTCACATCCCTAATGCAGAGAGAGGTTGGAATTCTGTTCTGTCATAAAGCTCTTTTTGGTTTGTCAGGTACCGTGCTGGGGCTGGACTTAGGTTGATATTTGCCAATTCTCAGATATTTGCCTCGTGGCCTGGGGTGTGAGGTTTGTAACGCTGATACTGTCACCATTCACCAATGGCTTCCTGTGAAGCAAAGGGCATGCTCAAGTTTAAATTTTCATAGATATTGCCAGATCGACCACGAAATGACTGTACCGATGGCCGTGTTCTTCAGCAATGTTTGAGAGGGCTCGGCATGcatcatctcacttaatcttcaagCTTGTAAGGTCACTAGATAGGGGTATTATCTGGTGTAGATTATAATGTGAATGGTGGGCCCGAGTTGTGCCTGCATACTGGGGCCCTGACTCCCCATTTTATTGAGGCAAACGTTGAGGCATGGGGAGGTTAAGGTACTTGTTCAAAGTTACACAGCTGATGAATGTCAGAGCTGAGATTCCAACCCAGGCTCGTTGACTCCAGAGCCAGTGGTAACTGGGTCCATGGCCCCCTGGAACCTCTTAAAGATACGCAGCTCCCTTGGTGAGGAGCTGGAAGGGGGGAATTGGGGTACATTCAAGGCAGTGCCATTTATCTTATTTCTGAGTGCAGACAGAAGCCTTGAAGCTTCGGTATTGTCCGCCTGGTCACCCTCCGGGCCCCTGTCGGTGCCTTCAGCGAGACGCAGTCTCCAGAGACAGAATAAATCAAGTAATTTGGCTCAGGAAAAGGCATTGCAGAAATAAATTGCTGTTGCACCATGAATATAATAAGGCAGTTAGGTAGATGGAAATAGCTATCTTTTGATTACACGAGCGAAGATTATGTGCAGCAAATTTTAAGTCCAAGCTGCCTTTTCTTTGGCCTCTTCCCTGCCAACTACTTACATACTTCTAGCTGCCTCCCTGAAATGTCCAGCTGGTGTGTGCTCTGGGAACACTAATCTGACTTTTCATATTAGCGCAGGCAAAATATAATTAGGAGGAAACTCTTCTGCCAAAAACTGTCACATGCCAATGTCAAACAGAGATGATTTGTGTATCTCCATTATTTGGGCTGTTTTGCAGCAGTATTGACTCATAATGGTATTGTGTAACCTGGATATGACTATGTGGCCAAAGATGATAAAATTGAGTTTTTGTTACTgaaatttcatttgctttctctttcccctatCCCCAAATTTGGACAGATGCACTttcactgaaaggaaaaagactGGATTTTTATGGAAGAGCTGACACGTACGTGAGCCTGACCAACACGGTTCCTGAACTCAGTCGATTCACAGCATGCATTGACCTGGTATTCGTGGATGACAAATCAAGCGATTGGATGGCCTTCTCCTACGTGGGCAGAGAAGACATAGACCTTGGACTTGCAGGAGACCATCAGCAGCTAATACTGTACAACTTGGGGAGGACTTTTTATATCCGTTACCAACTGACTCCGTTTCAGTGGCATACAATCTGCTTGATATGGGATGGTGTGAAGGGCAGGTTAGAGCTCTTCCTGAATACAGAAAGCATACTGGTAGTGATGGATCAACCACAAAGCCTGACACCTAATGGGACTCTGATTCTAGGACATTTTCTCAAGAACTGGGACAGCCAGGTTAAAAGCCCACTGCCTGGCTTCGCTGGCAGCTTGTACTACTTTCAACTCTGGGACCACGTCCTGGAAAATGAGGACTTTATGAAGTGTTTGGGTGGAAACGTAGTTAGTTGGGAAGAAGATGTTTGGCTCATCAACAAGGTCATCCCAACTGTTGACATGAGACTGCGCTGCTGTGAGTAACTTCTGAATTGTCCTCCTAGGCAAGGGTTGTGCTGATGCAGTCGTCTGCTTGCTGCTCTGGATGACCCACTCTTGGCCAAGGCTCTGTTTTCTTCAGAGGGGCCCACGGTTGCCAccattttgtcatcttttttttttaatgtaggacaaatactattttctttccttttttgtgtgtgttttattttgatatgatttcaaGCTTGCAGAAAAATTACAACAGGACAGAGAACTTCAATATGTTCTTTACCCACATTCACTGTTACATTTTCCccatgttttattcttctttttccttctctttcttcctccattcacacacacacacacacacacacacgcacacacactatCTGTTTCTTAatcatttgagagtaagttgcagacataATGCCTCATTACCCCTAAATGTCTCAAAATATCTCAGTGTGTACTTCTTTAGAATAAGGACATTCTCTTTGTGGAACACCGATACAGCACGAATATCTAATTCATACTCCATATTCAAATTTAACCAATTATCCTACTAATTTCTTTTATAGCTATTTTTTGATTGGTCCAGGATCCAATTCAAGATCATGCATTGCAGTTAGTTACCACGTCTTGTTAGATGAATCTGGAACAGATCCTTAGTCCTTTCCTGTCTTTCATGATGCCAATTTTTCCCATTACTGGCGATGATCATTTGATTCTGACGATGATTCTAGATTTCTCCACTGTGCAGTTgctattttcccctttgtaattaacTAATTTCCGGGGGGAATATCTGGAGGCTATGTAAACATCCCATTATTATCAAACTTTCACCCAGTAGTTTTACATctattgatgattcttgcctCAGTGACTTGGTTGCATagtgatgatttttaaaactccattaTTTTTCAACATGTATTAGTTCGTATTTTATTGTAAGGGAGAGTGTTTTCTTCTTCCACATTTACTTATATATTCCTTCCGTTGTTTATGTGTTTATACCAACACGAACTCATGGATTCTTCCCTTATTCGATGGGTTACAATCTGTTgctatcatttattttgatgttcaaattggCCCTCTTTTGGCCAGTGGGAGTCCTTCCATCTGGCTCTTGTGTCCTTTTGACACattcccagcttttttttttttttttttttttttttgagtatttccTTAGTTTCAGCACAACAGGATGTTATaggctcatcttgtacttttTCTGCTAAGCGCAAGAATCAGCCATTTTACCAAGGAGTCCTGGGTCCTTTTTAGCAAGCAATGGGATTTATAAaccaattcatttttcttttgtgagcAATGATGATGTTAGAGAACTGTTTGGGATGGAGTTCTTGTAAGAAAACTGGCTTTTTGGAATGACGcatgttatttttctccttctttccaatTTCGATGAGAAAATATAGGGTTGCTTTTCTCTGTACAACCCCATTCTCCCCTCAAATCCAATCTTTTCCACCCTCAGCAGTAGCAGGTCCTGAGCGTGGGTAAAGTCAGTGATAACAACATccagatgggatttttttttctcatttcctgaaaTGTTCACtcatttttaggttttattgACGATTCTTATGGATTTGGGGGAGAGGTATCAAGGGAATGAGGGCTAGACCCATGCTTAATAGGCTCTCACAGATTATATAGATATGTATTCACCAGTGGTCTGGGTACTGTTTGAATTAAGGGCAGAGGCGCATTCCAGAGGGTTTCTGTGTTTCTTGGAGATCAGACTAAAGCAAAGGAACAGGAATGCTATTCCTTTGGGTGACTACCTGAAGgcatttggtttttctcttttctgaagccttggaaataaaagagaatagtCCTAGCTGGCTCTGATTACAAAAAGGAGCTAAGGACTAGCAGGTTAAGCCTGAACAGCTCACCCAAAGCAGTTTAAAGTAACTTTATCTTTGATCTAAAGAACCGGAAGTATGGCTCTATTAAATCCATATGCTCAGGAGTGGTTTTTGAAAACCTAATCTGGCTAGTGAATTGCTATGACCTTTTCTACCACTTTGCTGGTAAATTGCTAAATCTAACTGATGCGTTAAAGTGCTAGACAACCCCCATTTACTTTGCTCTGTTGTACACTCTTTAATGTACAATGTATCTTCTTGGTCTGATTGAGTCCTGATAGGCATAATACACAAATCATCCaacacaacaaaaaggaaaagaaaacacaatctgAAATGACAACCAGCAAAAGGAGTAGAAAAGATTATTTCTACTATTCAGGTTTCTTCAATTGTTCTTTCTAAACCTTAGACCAGGGGTCCAGAGGTCCAGAATGGCCTCGATGGGTGGGCAAAGCCCTTGAAATTGCATGCAACATACTAAAAATGCAAGATGGATTCTTTTTTCCTGAGGACGAAGTCTATAGTTTCCATCATATTCAAAAGTATTTTGATTAATTGCTACATTTTACAAAGTTCTTTCCCTGTACCAggcatgttacagatgaggaaagagaggctcaaagaggttaagtaagttgCTTGATGTCACCAATTAAATTAGTGGAGCTGAGATGTGAGCAAAGATTTGTCCTGTTGCAAAGCTCGTGTTCTTTCACCCCCGCACCGTGCAGGACTATGTCTAGGGGTCTGTGGCCCCCAAAAGATTATGACCACTGTTTTACAAGCTTCCTTTGAAGGGATTTGCTGGTGCTAATAACCCACCTGGGGCAATTCGGCTACTGGCTGCAGCTCACCACAGAAGGAGCTGTAACACCACAGAATTTCTACCTCCGTCCTGGCCACATGACATATGGGGAAAAGGGGGCAATTACATGAATAAATAGGAGTGATTACAACATGCCTAGCTTCAGCTTTTGCCTAATAAACTGGTATTTATGGTCCATAGAAGGATGATGacctttaacaaataaattttaatgagcaCATTGCTAGGTTacaaatctcaataaatctattgacacataaattatatatgtatatatttatatattcatgagAACAAGGCTTTTGGGGAACATTTCCTGAAAACCACGAACCCTACCTGGACTTAATAAGCGAGTATTCACTATAGTTGGAGATGTCTCTGGAATATTTAGACAACACAGTgataaataataacaacagcaagtTGCCAGTCATTAGTAATTTAATTTTGGAGTCgtttttaagcatcttttcttcggttttagaaattacaaatgcaggtggtgcctggctggctcagttggtagagcatgtgactcttgatctcagggttgtgagttcaatccccatgttgggcatggagcctactttgaagaagaaaaaaataggggtgcctgggtggcttagtcggttaagcatctgacttcagcttaggtcatgatctcagtttgttaAGTTCGaacccactttgggtgagccccacttctctctcccccgccaaccctctttctccctccctctctctaccccttgtgggattctctctctccctctctatgcccctcgctcacttgagccctctctctctctcaaaaaaaaaaaaaaaaagaaaacaaagaaaaacttaaaaaaattacaaatgcaatACATTATGGTTGTTTATTATATGGAGTTTACTATAATATAAACTCAAACAAGACAAAGTACATGAATATAAAGTAAAACCTACCCCACACCCTCTCCACAGAGGTATCTATTCttctagattttgttttctatagatTTATAATGTGtgcttgtgcgtgtgtgttttgttttccaaaaaaacccaaaaataatatatgcatacatacatattattttatcatttgatgtatttttaacttaatattatCATGGATGTATCAGTACATTTAGATCAACCTCATCTGTTTTTAGGGCTGCATTTATCCATTGTATAGATGTACTATGATTTATTTAACTCACTACTGATGGGCATTTaagttgcttccaattttttgcagttacaaataatgctgtaataaatttCCTTGTACGTACACCTAGGTATACGTGGGCTAGCAATTTCATAGGGCACATTAGTAAAAGTAGAATTGCAAGGGAAAAGAACATAAGCTTTAACAATTTAAATTGATTTACCATTTTTACtagctattttattaatttaactatTCATTAAGATGGgtttcttttggggcacctgggtggctcagtcggttgggcgtccggcttcggctcaggtcatgatctcatagtccgtgagttcgagccccgtgtcgggctctgtgctgacagtgcagagcctggagcctgcttcggattctgtgtctccttctctctctgcccctcccctgctcatgctctgcctctctctgtctcaaaaataaaaacattaaaaaaaattaaaaaaaaagatgggtttcttttgggtgtgcctgggtggctcagtcagttaaacgtccaactttggctcaggtcatgatctcatggttcatgagttcaagccctgcatcggtctctgtgctgacagctcagagcctggagcctgcttcggattctgggtctccctctctctctgcccctctgccactcgtgttttgtctctctcaaaaagaaataaacattacaaaattttttaatttttattttatttttttattaagtagcaaaaattcttttttattttttttcattttattttttattttttaaaatttacatccaaaaaaaaatttacatccaaattagttagcatctatctagtgcaacaatgatttcaggagtagattccttagtgctccttacgcatttagcccatcccccctcccacaacccctccagcaacccccagtttgctCTCCACATCtatgagtctcctctgttttgtccccctccctgtccccatatcatttttgcttcccttcccttatgcccGTCTTCCCTGTCTcccaaagtcctcatatgagtgaagtcatatcatctccgtctttctctaacttcactcagcacaataccctccagttccatccacatagttgcaaacggcaagatttccttccctttgattgccgagtaatactccattgtatatatataccacattttctgtatccattcatccattgatggacatttgggctctttccatactttggccattgttgatagtgctgctataaacatgggggtgcctgtgtcccttcgaaacagcacacctgtatcctgtggataaatgcctagtagtgcaattgctgggtcgtagggtagttctatttttagttttttgaggaaacttcatactgttttccagagtggctgcaccagtttgcattcccacaaaatttttttaaaagatggatttattttttaaagtaaaagcaaTAGATACACCGGTAAAAATTCAAACAGTGAGTAAGgacataaattaaaagtaaaagcctccctctgggctgatggctcagagcctggagcctgcttccgattctgtgtctccctctctctctgcccctcccccgttcatgctctgtctctctctgtcccaaaaataaataaacgttaaaaaaaaatttaaaaaaaagtaaaaaaaaagtaaaagcctcCTTTCTCGTCAATCTCTTGCCTTAAGTGCCTCTCCCTGAAAGTGATGAATGTTAACAATGTCTTATGTATCCTTGCAGACACAATGTAAAGCTTGGTTTACCTGTAaatagtctttgtttttctttttgacagtTGGGATCATCATTATGTGCATAGTCTTCgtatctgttttaaaaatccatttaatcATATATTTTGGAGGCATTCCCATATCAGAAAATACAGAACATAGAGCTGCCTGATTATTTGGGAGGAGGGTGTGGGTTAGTATGAGAGAGTAAAGGTCTCCTATAATTTATTCGACGACCTCTCTTTGAAGGACTTTGAAGTTATTTCCAGGTTTCAGCTGTGACAAAGTctacagtgttttaaaaaggaatggttgggggcgcctgggtggctcagtcggttgggcgaccgacttcagctcaggtcacgatctcacggtccgtgagttcgagccccacgtcgggctctgggctgatggctcagagcctggagcctgcttccgattctgtgtctccctctctctctgcccctcccccgttcatgctctgtctctctctgtctcaaaaataaataaaaaaaaaacgttaaaaaaaaaaaaaaaggaatggttgGTGACAGGAATTTCTTGAGGTGACCATTAGGGACTGAGCACAACCTGAATTTCCTCTCCAGGTTATGTTGAGTATAATCGCCTAATCTTAGCTCAGACACATGATCCGGCAAAGGATTTGTTCTGAGTTGTGAATGTACGAAGACGAAGAGTCTTCCCAAAGGCGCTCAGACGAAATGAGCCCCTGGTTATGGAGTTGAGAAATCCCCTTGGAAAAGAGTGGAATAACATGAACCAAGCCCATCCCGGGAAGGCTGCACTGTATCGAAACTCAGAGCCCCTGTATCGGTGGAGCTATTGATTTGCTCAGGTTTATTAAGAGATCTAATGCTCCAGCTGCTTTAGAATTACTATGAACTAACCATTCTTAGAATATGCAGAGATTGATGATATCATTCATGCACTTTCTGAGGCCTTTGTTTGGCCCACTATTAAGCCCGCTAAGCAATTATCAGCTCTGATAGGAAAGGTTCCATAGCGATGGGTTCTACTAGCTAAAAGGCAATTTGGTTTGGCCCTTGTATATCAAGTCTCTGGGCTATCCTCGTTTTTTATCACGAAAGGTAAGCAGAGGCTGTTTGTAGTTTCCTTGAACTTCCTTATTTGTATTCCCCTGCACAGGGTGACGTTCTCCTATAGATTCAGAGATAGACGGTTtcacctgtctctctccctgtctcaggaTTCATTTTTCATGTCCTTTCCTGGAAACTGAATACAGACACCATTTTGAAACATGTATATTTTTGTCATTATCTTAAAGATGCTcgttttgtatttcttctgccCCATGGGCAGATCTGTCTGTAGCAGTTTCTGGTCACTATTATCTCTCACAAATCTAATAAACACATTCTGAATTATATTTCCAAAGGTCGTGATTGGAAGAAAAAGCCAGATGCAATATGTAGGCTAGAAAACCACAAAGATTTAATATGAGGTGATATACCCAAATCATAAGCAGAATTTGGTACCTTAGCAAATGTTCTACTTAATATTCTGTTGGCAGGTACACCTGCAACAAAATGCCTCATAAATATTCAGCTACTCTATACCTCTGTTCTCTAGCTCCCAATGATTACAATAATACAATTTTGTCTAGAGTGAAGGAGCAAATGGCAATTAAGCCCACAGGCCCCTGTGAATTAGCGTGGATTATCCCCACTTTAATACAGAAATACCAAAGCTCATGCAAATCATTTGTGCAAATGATCACTTGTTCACAAGTGGAAACAGAATGAATGTGGCAAAACATGTTTGCAAGCCCTTCAAAGATGGAGGCCAGACTCCATGGCTTCTGTGGTCCTTCCAGTAGGAATGGACGTTCAGTTATCACTCAACTACCTGCACGGTGTGGGCTTttgcatttgccttttttttttttttcaattgagatACCTGTAGAGTCACATGCAGCTGGAGATCCCTTGTACAATTTGCTCTGTTTTCCCCAAGAGTAACCTTTTACAAAGCTATAGCATAACGACCAGAATATGGATGTCGATACAACTCGCTAACCGTATTCAGATTTCTCTAGTTTAATACTTGTACCCATTTGCGTGTATTAAGTTCTACATAATTCTATCCCCTGTGTTGATTTGTGCATCTAGCACCACAGTCAAGGCAGGGAACACTTTCAATACTGCAGGGATCCCTCCTGTTGTCCTTTATAAACACAACCACTTCTCTCCTGCCTTTCTCCCCgcttccctctgctccccacctccctaACCCTTGAAAACCCCTCATCTGTCCACCATTTCTAAAagtttgtcatttcaaaaatgttaataaatggaatcagacagtGTGTAACCTTTTGGCATtggctctgcccccacccccccatcagcaTTATTCCCTTGAGTTTCCTCCAGGTTGTGTGTATCCATAGTTTGTTCCTTTCTATTGCTGGGTAGGATTCCATGGTATGGATTTTCCACAGTTTGTTTAGACATTCACCCATTAAAGGGCATTTGGACTGATTCCAGGTTTTGGCTATAGCCACCCCTCAAAAAACCCCCACCACACCCTGCTACAGtctttgtgtacaggtttttgtgtaaacacaaattttcctttctctgggacaAATGCCCAGTAGCGTCATTGCTGAGCCGTATGGTAGTTGCACGTTTAGTTTTCTATGAAACTGtcaggctgttttccaaagtgccaGTACCTTcttatattcctaccagcaatggaTGAGTTACGCATTTTCTCTCCAtacttgccagcatttggtgttgtcactatttattattttagccattctggtagtGTGTAGTGATGTTTCgttatggttttaatttacatttccctggtgccttatgatgttgaacacctttttcTATggttatttgccatctgtacatcCTCTTCAGTGagctattcatgtcttttgcctagttttaaaaattggatttgtTTTACTGTTGAGtcttgagaattctttatatattctagtcCTTAGTTGGATAtaggttttgcaaatattttctcctagtctgtagattgctttttaAGATCCTTTTTACACGGGCTTTCATGGAGCAAAAGCTtctagttttgatgaagtccaatttatcagtttttctttttgtggatcatgcttttggtgtcaagtctaagaactcttgGCTTAGTGCTCATTTTGTACCATCCAGCCTTGCTGAACTCACTTCTAA includes:
- the ADGRG4 gene encoding adhesion G-protein coupled receptor G4; translation: MAFSYVGREDIDLGLAGDHQQLILYNLGRTFYIRYQLTPFQWHTICLIWDGVKGRLELFLNTESILVVMDQPQSLTPNGTLILGHFLKNWDSQVKSPLPGFAGSLYYFQLWDHVLENEDFMKCLGGNVVSWEEDVWLINKVIPTVDMRLRCCE